The following are encoded together in the Victivallis lenta genome:
- a CDS encoding RecB family exonuclease — translation MMATIDELRQEPHWSYSALNTYLNVCQLQYFYRYVEQPEIERTSICLPFGKAFHAALTAQAWECLMGSSLTREEIVNLFAESFQIETEIAPNLIYKEGENFDSMIALATRMLDAALANWSDFYTIKGVAQAFKINVPGLKKPLIGEWDFLVQDGRDVCIVDWKTSASRWPARKADRDLQATVFSYAYEKLNGTTPLFRFDVIIKAKNPVCETHYTCRDEAAFRRFESLAARVQDAVDKGVFLPNETSFACAECPYRERCKSWHSTLVYSPSTKRLNQDGRSSECREKPTSDSYSAR, via the coding sequence ATGATGGCGACCATCGATGAACTGCGGCAGGAACCGCACTGGTCCTATTCGGCGTTGAACACCTACCTCAACGTCTGTCAGCTGCAATACTTCTACCGTTATGTGGAGCAGCCGGAGATCGAGCGGACTTCGATCTGCCTCCCGTTCGGCAAGGCGTTTCACGCGGCCTTGACCGCGCAGGCATGGGAGTGCCTGATGGGGAGTTCGCTGACCAGGGAGGAGATCGTCAACCTCTTTGCGGAGTCGTTCCAGATCGAAACCGAAATCGCACCGAACCTGATCTACAAGGAGGGGGAGAATTTCGATTCGATGATCGCGCTGGCAACCCGGATGCTCGATGCCGCGCTCGCGAACTGGTCGGACTTCTACACGATCAAAGGCGTCGCGCAGGCGTTCAAAATCAATGTCCCTGGACTCAAAAAGCCGCTGATTGGCGAATGGGATTTTCTCGTGCAGGACGGGCGGGATGTCTGCATCGTGGACTGGAAAACTTCCGCGAGCCGCTGGCCCGCCAGGAAAGCCGATCGTGACTTACAGGCGACCGTGTTCAGCTATGCCTACGAGAAACTGAACGGCACGACGCCGCTCTTCCGGTTCGACGTGATCATCAAGGCGAAGAATCCGGTCTGCGAAACGCACTACACCTGCCGCGATGAAGCCGCGTTCCGGCGGTTCGAGTCGCTGGCGGCGCGGGTGCAGGACGCGGTGGACAAGGGCGTGTTTCTGCCGAACGAAACGAGCTTCGCCTGTGCGGAGTGTCCGTATCGGGAGCGTTGCAAATCCTGGCATTCGACTTTGGTCTATTCACCCAGCACGAAGCGTCTGAACCAGGATGGCAGGAGCTCTGAATGCAGAGAGAAGCCGACCTCCGATTCGTACTCCGCCAGATAA
- a CDS encoding DUF6036 family nucleotidyltransferase, which produces MEELLKKLNDAGVRYVVIGGQAMLQEGMPRFTLDWDLFIPPFDQANFDKLNAALANELDMSVEPLDVQTGDGFVQTFQTSGGILQFHLSPPGLPKFSTVEARAVVHEFHGVPVKYLCLDDLLSSKLAVERDKDSDDILFLTIKKQSQQNG; this is translated from the coding sequence ATGGAAGAACTCCTGAAAAAGCTGAATGACGCCGGTGTCCGTTATGTGGTGATCGGCGGTCAGGCGATGCTTCAGGAAGGGATGCCCCGATTCACGCTGGACTGGGATCTTTTCATTCCCCCATTCGATCAGGCCAATTTCGACAAGCTCAACGCCGCTCTGGCCAACGAGCTGGATATGAGCGTGGAACCGCTGGATGTTCAGACCGGAGACGGGTTTGTACAAACCTTTCAAACCTCCGGCGGGATCCTCCAGTTCCATCTGTCGCCGCCGGGCCTGCCCAAGTTCTCCACAGTGGAAGCGCGGGCGGTTGTCCACGAGTTTCACGGCGTGCCGGTAAAATACCTCTGTCTGGACGACCTCCTGAGTTCAAAACTGGCGGTGGAACGCGACAAGGATTCCGACGACATTCTGTTTCTGACCATTAAGAAACAGAGTCAGCAGAACGGTTAA
- a CDS encoding type I restriction-modification system subunit M, giving the protein MANSHKEIVNFIWGICNLLRGPYKRNEYRKVILPLTVLRRFDLTLAPTKAKVLEAFPQLKGKSESIIMAQLKTITNVPFYNLSRMTFQSLLDDPNNLAPNLNSYINAFSPNIRNIFERFEFGTQVNKMAEKNLLYQVLKKFASNEIDLSPQTVSNMEMGRVFEELIRIGAEQANEEAGEHFTPREVIRLMVNLLLAPEEDLRRSHVVKTIYDPACGTGGMLSTAEEYIKSLNNEAMPQLYGQDWNDDAYAVCLSDMLIKGENGDNIKLGCTFEHDGFQNMKFDYMLANPPFGVEWKQQEHFIKSEAEHLGFDGRFGTGLPRINDGALLFLQHMISKMVPAEKGGSRLGIVFNGSPLFTGDAGSGESNIRQWIIENDWLEAIVALPDQLFYNTGISTYIWILTNRKIPQRQGKIQLIDARNFWNKMPKSLGNKRHLLGDEFNEERKEYPHIQQITRIYGEFQDNQTFTTECDGKPWTGIVSKIFDNEYFGYRKITVERPLRLNFAAPPERIARLEEITAFQKLASSTKKNPKQHSEEIEAGKKRQEEIRTFLRDLGKATGETIYRDRKEFLTQMKSLDKASGIRLSAPELKAILSALGERDETAEICRDAKGNPEPDAELRDTENVPLTQDYHDYFAAEVLPHVPDAWIDESKTKIGYEIPLNRLFYQYTPPRDLTVIEEEIKELEEEILTLLEEK; this is encoded by the coding sequence ATGGCCAATTCACATAAAGAGATCGTCAATTTCATCTGGGGAATCTGCAATCTTCTGCGAGGTCCTTATAAGCGTAATGAATATCGCAAAGTAATTCTACCGCTGACTGTTCTGCGTCGCTTTGATTTGACGCTGGCGCCAACCAAAGCGAAAGTGCTCGAAGCTTTTCCGCAATTAAAAGGGAAATCGGAATCCATCATTATGGCCCAATTGAAAACGATCACCAATGTGCCGTTTTACAATCTGTCGCGCATGACGTTTCAATCCCTGCTGGATGATCCGAACAACCTTGCTCCGAACCTGAACAGCTACATCAATGCATTTTCGCCCAACATTCGGAATATTTTTGAGCGGTTTGAGTTTGGAACGCAAGTAAACAAAATGGCGGAAAAAAATCTGCTTTATCAAGTTTTGAAAAAATTTGCCTCCAATGAAATCGACTTGTCACCGCAAACAGTGAGCAATATGGAAATGGGGCGGGTGTTTGAGGAACTGATCCGGATTGGAGCGGAACAGGCCAATGAAGAGGCCGGAGAACACTTCACCCCGCGCGAAGTAATCCGCCTGATGGTAAATCTGCTTCTGGCACCGGAAGAAGATTTGCGGCGCAGTCATGTGGTAAAAACCATTTATGACCCGGCCTGCGGAACTGGAGGGATGCTTTCCACGGCGGAAGAGTATATCAAAAGCCTCAATAATGAGGCAATGCCGCAACTCTACGGGCAGGACTGGAATGATGACGCCTACGCAGTCTGTCTCTCGGACATGTTGATCAAGGGAGAAAACGGCGACAACATTAAACTGGGCTGTACCTTCGAGCATGACGGATTCCAAAATATGAAATTCGACTACATGCTTGCAAATCCGCCGTTTGGTGTAGAGTGGAAACAGCAGGAGCATTTCATCAAAAGCGAAGCCGAACATCTGGGCTTCGACGGACGTTTCGGAACGGGACTGCCGCGAATCAATGATGGAGCCTTGCTCTTTCTACAGCACATGATTTCCAAAATGGTTCCGGCGGAAAAGGGCGGAAGCCGACTGGGAATCGTCTTCAACGGTTCACCGCTCTTCACCGGAGATGCAGGGAGCGGGGAATCCAATATCCGACAGTGGATCATCGAGAACGACTGGCTGGAGGCGATTGTCGCCTTGCCTGATCAATTGTTTTACAACACTGGAATCTCAACTTACATCTGGATTTTGACCAATCGTAAAATCCCGCAGCGGCAAGGGAAAATCCAGTTGATTGATGCACGCAATTTCTGGAACAAAATGCCAAAAAGTCTGGGGAACAAACGTCATCTGCTCGGCGACGAGTTCAATGAGGAACGTAAAGAATACCCTCATATCCAGCAGATCACCCGGATTTACGGGGAGTTTCAGGACAATCAGACTTTCACCACCGAATGTGACGGCAAACCCTGGACGGGGATTGTATCGAAGATTTTCGACAATGAATATTTCGGTTATCGGAAGATTACGGTGGAACGCCCATTGCGATTGAATTTTGCGGCGCCCCCGGAGCGAATTGCCCGGCTTGAAGAAATTACAGCATTCCAGAAGCTGGCAAGCAGCACGAAAAAGAATCCGAAACAACATTCCGAGGAGATTGAGGCGGGGAAAAAACGGCAGGAGGAAATCCGAACTTTCCTGCGTGATCTGGGGAAAGCAACCGGGGAGACCATCTATCGTGACCGCAAAGAGTTTCTGACTCAGATGAAATCTCTGGACAAGGCTTCCGGAATCCGGTTGAGTGCTCCGGAACTGAAAGCGATTTTGAGTGCGCTTGGCGAACGAGATGAAACGGCGGAAATCTGCCGGGATGCAAAAGGGAATCCGGAGCCGGACGCAGAGCTGCGCGATACAGAAAATGTGCCGTTAACTCAGGACTATCACGATTATTTCGCGGCTGAGGTTCTGCCGCATGTACCGGATGCCTGGATCGATGAAAGCAAGACGAAGATCGGCTACGAAATCCCGTTGAATCGCCTGTTTTACCAATATACTCCCCCCCGTGACCTGACTGTCATTGAGGAAGAAATCAAAGAGCTGGAAGAAGAAATTTTGACGCTTCTGGAGGAGAAATAA